The window ATCTGCGTAAATTGCTCTGCTCCCACTGATCTTGTATGCGGTAGCCTTTATCGCCCATACCAAGCGCAATATCAGCATTGCCTTCGTTACCTGGCATCACGATATCGCAATCCTCATCAGCCAACTGCACGACCCGATCATCACCTACATGCCATACAGACAAAAAGCTTCTGCGCAAGGTCTGCTGCAGTGTTACCAACTGTTGCGGCTGCAACTCATCATCTTTATGATTCCAGATATCTAAACGTGCAGTTTCAAAATCAACGAGGTTGGTATCTTTTACCGGACGAATCGGCGCCAGCCCAAAGAACAGTTTCTTACCATCCTTGCTGAAATTATTGTTGTAATCAGGACTAACCGTTAAACCACCTACTACACCTTTGGTTACACGATCTGCTTTGATGGCAGCTGCAGACATTCCTTGCTGATAATACCAAAGTCTGTAAAACTTTTTCAATGCCTTTGTGGCGCTATCACGCTCAGCAACAAAAGCTACTTGCGTTGCATCTTCACTGATAGCATAATTCTTTGCATCATTGAAACCTTTCAATAAAGTATCTGCTTTCCAACTATTGAGATCATACCACAATACCAAAGCCTTCGTAAGACTATCTCCATTTTTGCGAGATGTTTCCACCAAAAGTTTAGTACCATTCTTACTGAAATAATATTCATTCACCAGTTTAATACGACTCTCTTTACCGGATACTGTGTTTCGTACCACCAACTCTGTACCTTCTTCAACAGGTTCTTCTGTTGGTCTTGCTGCCGATGCCGGACGGTTGTTTCTATTCTGCAAAACAGACAATCCCTTTGTTTGCGCCTCACTCACTTTTGCACGAAGACTGTCTGCTACTTTTAACAGACTATCTGCCATGCGCGTAAGTTGTTGCAGCTGCGTTGCTGAATCCGGACGCTGGCGTTGTGCGGGCGTTTCGGGCAATGCTTTCTCCAGATGATAAGCCAACCAACCGGATGCTTTCTCAGGAGTTTTGTAAGATTTTACACGCGGCAGTTTAGTAAGTTGATCCTTACCCCAAACATAGATGCCCAAACTATCTTTCGGCATATCATCGGGTCTGCGCTTTTTGATGCGTGCTTCTCTGGTGTCTTTGAAAAAAGGACGAATACGGAAGAATACATATTGATTGTCTTCGCTGATAGTAGCATTATAGCCACGCGCAATTTCTTTTTTGAAACTGCCATCACTGGATTGAATTACCAGCGTGCCATCTCCTTCCTGTGGATTGATGGTATAGACTACAAATTTTCCATCATTACTGATCATTCGTTCACCGATACTTTGCCAACCATCGTAAACGCTATGATCCAAAGGCTTTTTTTGTGCACGCACTGCAATAACCAGCAGAAAGCATGCAGCCAGAATCAGGGGTTTCTTCATAAACAGTCTTTATTAAGGCACTAAATATAAATGAAGAAACAACAGGCCAGACAAGAATTACAGGACCGGAGCAATATTGTGCTGCAACAAGAGCTGATCCAGATCAGGCTCTTTTTTGGCCTGATAAATCGGCTGGTGAAATTCATGCAGCTTTTGTAAGATGAAGAGCAATTGCAGCTTCTCCTCTTCTGATAGATTGCCGGAAACGATATGGGTTACTTTGGTCATGGCATGAAAACTGCCTTCGAGGGTTTGTCGCCCCGCTGCAGTTAGTGTGAGGCGTTTACTTCTGCCGTCTGATGGATCATCCTGCTGATCCAGATAACCCTTCTCCAAGAGGCGACGAATCACTTCCATCCCCGTAGGCTTTTCCTGGATATTGCGCTCAATTAGCTCCATTTTGTTCATACTACTGTAG is drawn from Chitinophagales bacterium and contains these coding sequences:
- a CDS encoding winged helix DNA-binding protein, with the protein product MNYLLIKNLMNELERYEQEGHTSADPQSFGAWLMGAKHHFQTPVIPEGAIAGETLESMISKLVVFMNRYARMYVKKALEGTGINSFDEFTFLITLYPYSSMNKMELIERNIQEKPTGMEVIRRLLEKGYLDQQDDPSDGRSKRLTLTAAGRQTLEGSFHAMTKVTHIVSGNLSEEEKLQLLFILQKLHEFHQPIYQAKKEPDLDQLLLQHNIAPVL